Proteins found in one Passer domesticus isolate bPasDom1 chromosome 16, bPasDom1.hap1, whole genome shotgun sequence genomic segment:
- the DNAJC5 gene encoding dnaJ homolog subfamily C member 5: MADQRQRSLSTSGESLYHVLGLDKNATSDDIKKSYRKLALKYHPDKNPDNPEAAEKFKEINNAHAILTDATKRNIYDKYGSLGLYVAEQFGEENVNTYFVLSSWWAKALFVFCGLITGCYCCCCLCCCCNCCCGKCKPKPPEGEEQEFYVSPEDLEAQLQSDEREASDAPIVIQPASATETTQLTADSHPSYHTDGFN, from the exons ATGGCAGACCAGAGGCAACGCTCGCTCTCTACCTCTGGGGAGTCCCTGTACCACGTGCTGGGGCTGGACAAAAATGCCACTTCAGATGATATCAAAAAGTCTTACAG gaaACTGGCATTGAAATATCATCCTGATAAAAACCCTGATAATCCAGAGGCAGCAGAAAAATTTAAAGAGATCAATAATGCCCACGCAATATTGACCGATGCCACAAAGCGGAACATTTACGATAAGTATGGGTCTCTGGGGCTCTATGTAGCAGAGCAGTTTGGTGAAGAAAATGTGAACACATACTTCGTGCTGTCCAGCTGGTGGGCAAAG GCCTTGTTTGTGTTCTGTGGGCTCATCACAggctgctactgctgctgctgtctgtgctgctgctgtaatTGTTGCTGTGGGAAGTGTAAACCGAAACCTCCCGAAGGCGAAGAGCAGGAATTCTACGTCTCTCCAGAGGACTTGGAGGCACAGTTGCAGTCAGATGAAAGGG AGGCCTCAGACGCACCTATTGTGATACAGCCAGCATCAGCCACAGAGACAACCCAGCTCACAGCTGACTCTCACCCCAGCTACCACACTGATGGATTTAATTAA